In the Triticum aestivum cultivar Chinese Spring chromosome 2B, IWGSC CS RefSeq v2.1, whole genome shotgun sequence genome, GAGACCAGTACATCCGTCTGTTTAGCACTCTCTTGTTTCCATAATTTGAACGACAAGAATTATGAAATGGAGGAAGTAATTATACCCCCTATGTTTTTTTTCAAGCGTATGATCTGGTAACAGGTTACTTCTTTTCTCCCACGTTCAATATTTCTAGAAATATAGTCCAACAAAAGGTGATTCGAATTTTTATGCCATGATGATGGTAGGCATAGCAACACTCTTTGCATCCAGATAAAAATGCAGCACTATTTCCTGCTATCAAGTAAAAGTGTATCTACTGGCTGCAGATGTTGAATCTCTGTACAGATGTTATctgcatttttattttgaaagatCTTTATTACTCTTCGGGCTGCAGATGTTTTCTGCGTGTTGGATAAGGATTTTTTCCATTGGACTAGCCACAGGGAGGAAAGCGTTTAAAGATTGCATCACCTGTTCTGGTTCGGTTTGGTCTAGAGTAGCATCCTGAAACTATGGTGGTGGTGGTTCATAAATCATGATTATCAGTCTTTGTTGAACAGTCGAAACATATATAACTCTGCTGGATTTGCTTAATGTTATGTCCTGTCTACCAGTAGTTTTTGTGAGTTATATTAATATGAACATTGCATTTGTGAACTGCAATCCTATCAATACGATTGTGTATGTGTGAATCCTAGTAATACTGTTTCATCATAAGCATTTCGTGAATAGCACATGTTTGAGATCTTCGGCTTAAGGTTGCCAAATTTCAAAGAAACTCTCTGCAACTCTGAACCAACTAAGCGTACGCTAGACAGCTGCTAAACATTACATGGACTGGCAAATTCGCTTCTGTGCTACCATGGACATGGGTCAGTTGTGTGCGTCGGTCATTTGCATTGGTGAGCAATCAAAGATCCGATGCGCTGACAAGTGCTACTGAAACCATATCCCTCGCTCGTTGAATAGCCTGAGCAAATAAAGAAGCTCGTCGTTTGACATCTTGGACGGCCTCTTCCCGGCGAGGTCGGTGGACTCTAAAGCACCGGCAATCCTTTCCTTGAAAGCCCCGACCTCTTCCGTGCTGAAACCAGCTGCTCGATCGCCGCTGTCGCCGTCTTCGTCGCTGCAGGCTTCGTCATTGCCGTCGTCAACAAGAACACCGAGAATGATGCCACTGCCAGCGCCAGGGGCATCGCTTGTGCATCTCTCGCTTCTCTGAGACCGCTTGAGAAGATCCAGGATCTTCCTTTTCTGCTTGAAGATGGCACCGAGGGTCTTGTTCTTCTGCCCGAAGCACTCCCGCGTGAAGCCCAGCCACTCGGCGACGTCGACCTCAGACGGAGCCGCCCTCGGCCGGATCTCGACGAGGGAGGAGTCTACCCTGGGCATGGGAACGAAGTCCCTCTTGCTCACGTCCATGAGTAGCTTCACGTCCGCTACCATGCCGACGTTGGCTGCCAGGCGGTTATACTCCGAGTCGCCTGGCATGGCCACGAGCCGCCGCGCGAACTCCTTCTGCAGCAGGAGCGTTGCTGTCCGGAAGTGGTACGTCCCGAACAGCAGCTTCGCGATGAGCGGCGAGGAGATCCCGTAGGGGATGTTAGCCACACAAACGTCGAACTCTGGGAATTCGGTCTCCATGGCGTCCCCCTGGATCACCTGGCAATGGAGAAAGCAAATTCCATTCGTCATTTGACTTTAGGCATTTGATCGAGCAGGTGGTGGGCGCCGGCAGATACAGACCGTGAGCTTGTGCGCCAGGTCGAGTGCCCCGAAACGGGCCGTGACTGCGTCAACCATGCGCGGGTCGATCTCGACGGCGGTGACGCGGTCGACCGGGGAGGCGAGGAGGCGGGCTGTGAGGTTGCCGGTGCCGGGGCCGACCTCGAGTACGGCGTCGCCCGGGCGGAGCGCGGCGTGGCGCGCGATGGCGTCCAGGACGCGTGGGTTGGTGAGCAGGTGCTGCCCCCGCGGCTTGTGTAGCCGGAAGCGCCCATCCCACGCCTCCGACGCcagtgacgacgaggaggaggacgaggcggagaaggCGGAGAGGCGGGCTCGAGAGTGCGAGACGGCGCGGTTCATATCCGGTTTGGCTCGGTTCGCTCTAGAGTACGAAGTCGAACAACATCTCTCGGAGCGTCTCTTTGCCTTTTGAGAGCAATTCCGACAGCTTTCGTAAATACTTTTCCCGCAAAAGTGGTTAGAAAAGCATTTTTATGCAGATGCAAAATAACTAACGTTTGCATCTTCAAGACCCAAGAACCCGCATAAAAAAAAATTACAATCACTTGGCCCAAGTGACGTAAAGTACAATACTTGCATCTTCACCTCCACGTGATGTAAGGTTGGTCGCGCGCCAACCGTCAACCGCCCTTTAGTTCTTTTCTCACACCCGCATCTTCTTCCTCCCGCCGCTTGCCCGCCCACCGTACCATGCCGCTGTCGCCCGCGCCAGATCCGGCCGCTCCACCACCCTCGTCGTTGGTTCCGCCGCGTTTCGATCGCCCCACGCCATGAATCAGGCGTTTTTCGGCCACCCCGCGGCCGCTGCCCGATTCGTTCCCGCCGCCGTTTTCgccaccgtcgtggccacaacCCGACCCCAAGCACCCGCTCAGCCACCACCGCCCCTTTGCCCAGCCCGCACGTCGTGGATCAACCTTATTTTCCACCGCTCCATCGCCACCGCCCGGTTCGTCCTCGTTGCCGTTTTCGCCGTCATCACAGCCAAGCCAccgcccacccacccacccacccacccaaccccACCCCCCTTAACACCCCTATAATTAAGCTACAATGAACCCATGCTAATGACCTTTCTGCTAAGCTAAATTGTCCCTTGATAAAAAGTAAATTCAAATTGCAAGTCAAATTATTGTTTCTCCAaatagtaaaacaaaaatgttggttgggttgcaaatattcactaagtaaTTGTCATGTAAAAGCCAACATCATTTGAATTATTAAAATGCCCTTAACCTATTTAAAACTGATCCAAAATCATTAAACAGAGTCTTCTACATTAAATAAATATTCAAACTATTCAAAATAAGCTGAGACTTGTCGTGCTAGCTCAAAACATTGCCTAGTATTTATGTGCTAAGTTGCCCATGCAACTAAAATCAATTGGTATTTAATTTAATggtaaaacagaaaataaataaagaataaggaAAAGAACAAAAGAGACATTGTGCCACTGGACCTTAAGTCCACAGTAAAGACCCAGCCcaactccccccctgtcgtcttcctcgtgTTCATTGCGCCCCCGTGGAGGACCCGAGCGCGTCCATGGCCGGGGACCGCCACGCGCCAGTCATCCAAGCCTCCCCGGCGAGGATAATATCATCCCCGGCGGCAGAGGTTTCGTCTGCATCCACTACCCTACACAGTTCTTCCCCTTTCACCTCAAATTCATCGTTGCGAGCACACGAGCGCCCCCGTCGCCATGGACCTCGTCGTTCCCGCGGCCACTGTCACCCCCGCTCCGTAGCAACGTGTCCACGAGCTTCGTCGTCATCTTCCGTGTCGTCCATGCCCTCGAGTTTGTGCTGGGAGCCCCTACATCTCCGGATCTGttgtcgtcttcaaccttcggccaccGACGTGTCCACGACAACTATCATcgttctgctgctcctaagccaccgtCGGGCCTCGTTGTGCCTTCTCGGTGAGCTCCcgcttctttcccctctctcccacgCTCGGTTCCGCCTCCCTAGCCGCTTCTCTTGCCATGGCCAAAGCTCCTCTCCGTCGGCCACATTGCAGCCGCAGCCACAACAAGAAGAGCTTGCGTCCGAACTCCGCAACAAGCTCTTGGCATCTCTAGGAAGCCATCAAGCCGCCCAGTGTCACTTGCTGCTCCCCATAGCGCCTAAAGCAAGCTCGCCCGAAGCCGCCATCGTTGCACATTGATGTTTGGGGTTCCCTCCCACCCCTCCGTCCTTCGGGTTGTCTACCATGTAGACATCATAGGTGGAGGTTGTTGCCCACTTGCCAATGTGATTGATGGCAAGTGGTGGAGCGTTATCTGATGTGTTGCCAACTTCTTCATCTACGTCAGTTGCCTCCTCAGAGGCGTTGGCTAGGaagtcggttaagtcgtcgacggtaGCAACTAGGTGGGTGGAGGGTGGGCTGAAAATTCCAACTTCTACTGGGTTTTCCCAGATTTGATCGTACACCAAGTGTCGATCATCCCAGATATCGAGGCTCTGAATGCGATCCAACATCTAGTTCAGGAGCACCTTGTCGGCTTTGCCCATACCCTGGTTGAAGGTTGGGCTTGGTTGGAGTTTGCCCAAGATCCGACCTGACATGGTCATGGGGTCTTTGTTGGTCAAGCTAGATACTTGATCCATCACAATAGTGCTCGGTCCAAGCTCAAGGTGAGATATGAGGCATGATCCATGTCGTGGTACTGATCTGGGATTGAATCTGAGGTCTAGACGGAAGCGTTAGTGTGGTCTTCGGTATGGTCTGACACCCAGCTCGAAAATGCCAACTCACCGCGAGAATCCGCGGCGTACTCCACCCAAATCTAATGATCTGACCTGGAGCAATTTTTTGATCTGGCCGAGGCGACTAGATGAATCAACATAAAGCATGATGCTATCGAGGACAAAGAGTTGTCCAGAGAAGAAAGTCAGGTCGCAGCCAACACTGTCATCGATTTGGAGGCAAGCCACCGAGTTGCTTCGACTACACAGAGGGACCTATATGGTCCACCAATGACGGAGTCGAATCTGGCAGATCCAGGTAGGGGGCCCGAGCTGGTAGCCTTCCCATGATGATAACAGGACAAAGAGGGGacccgatgtttacccaggtttaggctctctcaaagaggtaaaatcctacgtcctgctttgtTTGTATTGAttgttgctacttgtgagctgttgGGAAACgtggcatgcaatttcaaaaaaattcctacgctcacgcaagatctatctaggagatgcataggaacgagagggggagagtgtgtccatgtaccctcgtagaccgaaagcggaagggttaacttaatgtggttgatgtagtcgaacgtcttcatgaatcaacagatcaagtaccaaacatacgacacctccgagttatgcacacgttcagctcgatgacatccctcgaactcttgatccagtggAGGTACgaaggagatgagttccgtcagcatgacgcatggtgacggtgatggtgatgtgatccgcgcagggcttcgcctaagcactacgaccatatgatcggaggagtaaatggtggagggggcaccacacacggctaagacaattgacatgctttggggtgcccccttcccccgtatataaaggaagagaggggaggaagccggctctagggggcgcgccaagtgggggagtcccactaggactcgtagtcctagtcggctcccccttTTCTTCCAACAGAGGggaaaaggggaaagagggggagagggagagggaaaggggggccgcgcccccttccctagtccaatttggactccccatgggggagggtgccacctcctcgtggcctgcctctcctctcccctatggcccaataaggcccattacttccccgggggtttccggtaacccctcggtactccaaaaaaaacCCGAGCTACtccgaaaccattccagtgtccgaatataaccttccaatatatcaatctttacctctcggccatttcgagactcctcgtcttgtccgtgatctcatctgggactccgagcaaccttcggtcaccaaaacacataactcatataatacatatcgtcatcgaatgttaagcgtacagaccctacgggttcgagaactaccgagacacctctctggtcaataaccaatagcggaacctggatgctcatattggttcggtatgttacttgcccgagattcgatcgtcggtatcttcatacctagttcaatcccgttaccggaaagtctctttactcgttctgtagtgcatcataccgcaaataactcattagtcacattgcttgcaaggcttcatatgatgtgcattaccgagagggcctagatatacctctccgatactcggagtgacaaatcctaatctcgatctatgccaacccaacaaacaccttcgaagatacctatagagcatctttataatcacccagttacgttgtgacatttgatagcacacaaggtattcctcgggtgtccgggagttgcataatctcatagtcggaggaatatgtatttggcacgaagaaagcagtagcaataaaactgaacgatcattatgctaagctaatggatgggtcttttccatcacatcattctactaatgatgtgatcccgtttatcaaatgacaactcatgtctatggctaggaaacttagccatctttgatcaacgagctagtctagtagaggcatactagggacacagtgttttgtctatgtattcacacatgtatcaagtttctggttaatacaattctagcatgaataataaacatttataatgaataaggaaatataaaataacagctttattattgcctctagagcatatttcctttggtctcccacttgcactagagtcaataatctagattacataataatgaatctaacacccatggagtcttggtgctgatcaagttttgctcgtggaagaggcttagccaacgggtctgccacattccgatccgtatgtattttgcaaatctctatttatccctccttgaccaaatctcggatggagttgaagtgtctcttgatgtgtttggtctttttgtgaaatatggattccttcgccaaggcaattgctccagtattgtcacaaaaagattttcattggacttgatgcactaggtattacacctagatcgaatatgaactccttcatccagactccttcatttgctgcttccaaagcagctatgtactctgcttcacacgtagatcccgccacgacgctctgcttggaactgcaccagctgacagctccactattcaataaaaatacgtatccggattgtgatttagaatcatccggatcagtgtcaaagctagcgtcgacgtaaccacttacgacaagctctttgtcacctaaataaacgagaaacatatccctagtccttttcaggtacttcaggatgttcttgaccgttgtccagtgatccactcatggattactttggtacctccctgctaaacttatagcaagacacacatcaggtctggtacacaacatagcattcatgatagaacctatggttgaggcatagggaatgactttcattttccctctatcttctgcagttgtcgggcattgagtctgactcaacttcacaccttgtaacacaggcaagaaccctttattgatccattttgaacttcttcaaaactttatcaaggtatgtgctttgtgaaagtcctatcaagcgtcttgatctatctctatagatcttgatgcttaatatataatcagcttcaccgaggtctttcattgaaaaactcttattcaagtatccttttatgctattcagaaattatacatcatttccgatcaacaatatgccatccacatataatattagaattgATATAGAgatcctactcactttcttgtaagtacaggcttctccaaaagtctgtataaaaccatatgctttgatcacctcatcaaagcgtatattccaactctgagatgcttgcactagtccataaatggattgctggagctcgcagactttgttagcacctttaagatcgacaaaaccttatgtttgcatcatatacaactattctttaagaaatgcattaaggaatgcagttttgacatccgttagccagatttcataatcataaaatgcagcaattgctaacatgattcggacagacttaagcatcgctacgcttgagaaagtctcatcgtagtcaactccttgaacttgtcaaaaaccttttgcgacaagttgagctttatagacagtaacattaccatcagcgccagccttcttcttgaagtccatttattctctatgggtcgcctaTCATtgggcagatccaccaaagtccacactttgttctcatacatagatcctatctcagatttcatggcctcaagccatttatcggaatctgggctcatcatagcttcttcataattcgtaggttcgtcatggtcaagtaacatgacctccagaacaggattaccgtaccactttggtgcgaatcatgctctgtttgacctatgaggttctatagtaacttgatccaaagtttcatgatctttatcattggcttcttctctagttggtgtaggcatcacgggaacagatttctcagaTGAGCTACCTTAcaaatt is a window encoding:
- the LOC123044708 gene encoding ribosomal RNA small subunit methyltransferase, mitochondrial; translation: MNRAVSHSRARLSAFSASSSSSSSLASEAWDGRFRLHKPRGQHLLTNPRVLDAIARHAALRPGDAVLEVGPGTGNLTARLLASPVDRVTAVEIDPRMVDAVTARFGALDLAHKLTVIQGDAMETEFPEFDVCVANIPYGISSPLIAKLLFGTYHFRTATLLLQKEFARRLVAMPGDSEYNRLAANVGMVADVKLLMDVSKRDFVPMPRVDSSLVEIRPRAAPSEVDVAEWLGFTRECFGQKNKTLGAIFKQKRKILDLLKRSQRSERCTSDAPGAGSGIILGVLVDDGNDEACSDEDGDSGDRAAGFSTEEVGAFKERIAGALESTDLAGKRPSKMSNDELLYLLRLFNERGIWFQ